In one window of Mercurialis annua linkage group LG4, ddMerAnnu1.2, whole genome shotgun sequence DNA:
- the LOC126678221 gene encoding sucrose-phosphatase 1-like, translating into MDRLKEPARLMIVSDLDHTMVDHHDPDNMSILRFNALWEAHYRHDSLLVFSTGRSPTLYKELRKEKPMLTPDITIMSVGTEITYGTKMVPDSGWVEVLNQKWDRDIVTEETSKFPELKLQSETEQRAHKISFYVDKSKAETVTKELSEILAKRGLDVKIIYSGGMDLDILPQGAGKGQALAYLHKKFIAKGKLPINTLVCGDSGNDAELFTIPDVHGVMVSNAQEELLQWYNENAKNNPKILHATERCAAGIIQAIGHFGLGPNTSPRDVSDFSNHELENMTPGKAVVNFFLFFEKWRRAEIENCEMYMASMKADCDPTGILVHPSGAELSLHDAINGIRSHYGDKQGKPYRIWVDRILSTKVGSDNWLVKFDQWESSGDEHEGCVNTAVIKVQNAEAMYLHVHQTWLEGAGAKDQSTWLF; encoded by the exons ATGGATAGGCTCAAGGAACCTGCTCGTTTGATGATAGTTTCTGATCTTGATCATACAATG GTTGATCATCATGACCCGGATAACATGTCCATTCTTAGGTTCAATGCGTTATGGGAAGCTCATTATCGTCACGATTCTCTGTTAGTTTTTTCGACTGGGAGGTCTCCGACGCTATACAAAGAACTGAGGAAGGAGAAGCCTATGCTGACACCAGATATAACTATAATGTCTGTGGGTACTGAGATCACTTATGGTACCAAGATGGTGCCGGATAGTGGTTGGGTTGAGGTACTGAATCAGAAATGGGATAGGGATATAGTCACTGAGGAGACAAGCAAGTTTCCGGAACTTAAGCTTCAG TCGGAAACAGAGCAGCGGGCACACAAGATTAGCTTTTATGTTGATAAAAGTAAGGCTGAGACGGTAACAAAGGAACTTTCAGAGATATTGGCGAAACGGGGG CTGgatgttaaaataatttatagtggAGGAATGGATTTGGATATACTACCTCAAGGTGCTGGCAAAGGACAGGCTCTTGCATATTTGCACAAGAAGTTTATCGCCAAGGGAAAATTACCTATCAACACTCTTGTCTGTGGCGATTCTGGAAATGATGCTGAATTATTCACAATTCCAGATGTCCATGGAGTTATG GTTAGCAATGCACAAGAAGAATTGCTGCAGTGGTATAATGAAAATGCCAAAAACAATCCTAAAATACTTCATGCAACTGAGAGATGTGCAGCTGGAATCATACAAGCTATTGGTCATTTTGGTCTTGGTCCAAACACTTCTCCCAGGGATGTATCGGATTTTTCAAACCATGAGCTTGAAAACATGACTCCTGGTAAAGCAGTTGTGAATTTTTTCTTGTTCTTTGAGAAGTGGAGGCGTGCAGAAATTGAGAACTGTGAGATGTACATGGCAAGCATGAAAGCTGATTGC GATCCAACTGGTATCCTTGTTCATCCCTCTGGTGCTGAACTCTCTCTTCATGATGCTATAAATGGGATTAGAAGTCACTATGGTGACAAACAAGGCAAACCATATCGGATTTGGGTTGATCGAATTTTATCTACAAAAGTTGGTTCAGATAATTGGCTTGTGAAATTCGACCAGTGGGAGTCAAGTG GTGATGAACATGAAGGTTGTGTGAACACTGCTGTAATAAAAGTACAG AATGCGGAAGCAATGTATCTGCACGTGCATCAGACATGGTTGGAAGGAGCAGGAGCTAAAGATCAATCAACTTGGCTCTTCTGA